The following nucleotide sequence is from Coffea eugenioides isolate CCC68of chromosome 10, Ceug_1.0, whole genome shotgun sequence.
GCAAGGCAAATCCTGTTCTGCTAGCTTGCTTGCTTcgccactttttttttttttctttcttttcttgcttcgCTACTATTATTAAGAGAAAaagatcaaaagaagaaaaaaatgctATAAAATTTACCATATAAAAGCAGACTACCTGCACGCACAAGCGAAGTTAGCCGGCCTAACCCCTCCACACGCTTTGCTCTTCATACCCAAATTCATAAATTGGTTCATAAATTGGATGATGGGTCCAGCTTAATCGAGTAGTCCTTACCACTTGATGTGCAATGGCTTGACTTGGTCTCCTGAAATGTCAAATCTAATGAGAGCAGAGATTATAAAGTAGGTTTGATTATAAGCTTTTGCTTTTAATCTTTAATATGTAACCCGAATGGATTACTAAGGAAGGACAAACCGCAAGGTAAAGCacatttgaaaaattaaagatGTTTATGATTATGGAAGTCTAATCAAGTAGACACAAAATCCTTTTAATCAGCTTCTTTGTACGTCTTTACAGTCTTGCATAGGAGGTTTGACTGTCAGCAGTTTAGACAAATGAAGAGATTACGTGTTAATTCTGAGGTATAGGGGCAAATAGAATGACAAACACGACGAGTAAAGAGCAAAGAGTCTATATATTACGCcgttttcaccaaaaaaaaaaaagaaaaaaaaaagagcaaagaGTAATTGGACCCCTGTAAAGAAGTTTGATTAAAAGTACATTAGACAAATCAAGTAATTACGGGATAATAGTAAAAGTGAAGGAGCATATTGGAATAGAGAAAAGGGGGAAACATTATTGACTCCCCCAGCCGAAAACGAGGCCCGGCCAACTTCTCTTTGCCTTCCCTGCTGCCCCATCTTGGATCCCTCCCCACTTCGATTAAAGAAACGTCCTCCCTCTCAAGTCTCCAAGTTTTAAAAACCAATTTCCCCATTatattctttctttctctccatTCCATGAATGAGAGAGGTCCCTCTTCATTACCACAACTTCGCTTGTGTTTTGTAGCTCTACTTTTCATGGCACTGCTCACTTCCTTACCAGAACCACGGAAGACGCCATCAGAGAAGACCAGTCATAATAACAAGAAACATCCATCAAAACGCAGGAAAAAGCAACAACCTCAGAAGCCACCATCATCGTGGGACCAATTCAAGAACTTGTTGACTTGCAAGCAGATCGAAGGGTCAAAAGTTCATGATCCCTCAATCCCAAAGTTGGGGTCTTGCAGCTCAATATGCTCTTTCAGGGATGTTGTTTATGGGAACACGAGCAGGGTGGTCCACAGAGCTGATAATTCTCCTGAAAGCAGTAGCGTTGGACAGGAAACGCGACTTCTTAGCAAGAAATCTTCTCATGGATCATCCTCCAGGTCTTTCTCAAGCTCACTCAGATCAAACGGTACTAGTGTGACGTACAACAATGGGTCCTGTAGAGGCATGCAATTCAGAAAGCTCTCTGGATGTTATGAGTGCCACACCATAGTTGATCCTAGCAGGTCATAAGGCATAGCTGCTTAACTacaattacttttattttttattttctgtcTTGAGAAttgaaggttttttttttttggggggggttATGCAGGTATCCTTTGCCAAGGACAACCATATGTGCTTGCTCTGAATGCGGAGAGGTCTTCCCAAAAATTGAGAGCTTGGAGCATCATCAAGCGGTCAGGCATGCTGGTACTCTTCTTCTTTCGTTTTTACCATTTCTATATTTTTAACTGTGTATAATTTTAGCTAGGTTGACCCTCCTATAGAAGGCTGGAATCATGTCTTGTGAGCCTATCCCTTCTAGTCTATGGTTTTGCAACAGCATTCGTACTAAAACTACTAATTTTCATAGTTTCCTCTTCTATTCATGGTGACACAGATGAAATTCAGTTTAGCAATAAATATGAGGATGCCCTCTTTGAACGAAAGATGGAGACGAGTGATGACCAAGCTTTTCTCAACTTGGTTTTCTTGTGCCACTATTTTGACTGTTCattttgctgaaatttgtgtCAACTGCAACatcaaaaacttttttttctacagcaaaacaaaaatcaaaaacttTTTTAGGAGAAAGAGAATACTGTTTTGTGTTGGTAAAGATGTTATGTAGGAGGAAGTAATACAATACCCTAGGGTTGGTATTAGATCGATTGTTAGTACAATTATACCTATAGGATCCCTCTTCATTTCGCTTCTAAGACTTTGATCAATTTATCTTGTCCGGAAAATTAGAAGCATCACACTGTACAAAGTTGAGAACTCCTTAAATTGAGGTTGACCTCAAACAAAATTGAATCTCCAAAGTTTTTGGGGGGAAAATGTGCTGCTAGTGCAAGGCAAACGGCATTAATTGCTATCTTATGGCCATATTAAAAATTGATAGTACGACATTTATGGTTCATTATAAGCATTTGCCTTCCCTTTTCTGCTACACAGACACCAGTACTTCGCCAACTTCATTGTGCTGTGGACCATCGGGTACAAATTTACAGTTGTCACCTCATAAAATCGATAAGTACCCGACGTTCAGACCGTGGCTGATTGTTATTGGTCAACAATTATTATTGTCTGCTTTCTACGTGTTGCTTGGATGATCTAACCTTCTAATATAGGTCAATGGCTGATTAggattttcttttcattttttttttgggtaccaTTTGATTCTTGTGTGCTCTACGACCTCGGACTTTGCCCCTTATCAGTGgattttttctctatttttcattttttgtactACACATTTGGATGCATGATatatattttcatttattaataataataataattaatcaaatttaaaatgattATATCTTTTTTCAATAAATGATGACACATGTCATACATTACATCATACATCTAGATGAGATGTTTATTAttaaaaatgcagaaaaaattTACTGAAGAGAACCAAATTCTCCTACCTCTTCTACTTCAAGATATTATGAGTGGGCATGTATTCCATTTCTAGGAAATGGGAATTACCTCTATAtaagagtctcatattttttgaGAAGCTCTTTTTCAATCTTACAATTCTTCCCTTCCATATAACTATTCTCCTTGCTTGTAAAACTAGTTTTGAAACATATGCAGGTGACATTGGCTTTCACTTTGCCACACTGATTTTTTCTAAATTAATTTTAATCCTAGAAGAGTATTTTTggtaattaaaacaaaattgccATGGCATTAAACTTTCAGTTGCCACAATATCAactatgtattatatatataaaaggaaaagttaaaattttaagaattaattttatatatactatAGAAACGAGCATGGATGCATATGATATCAAATTGAACTTTAACCCTTTTTTTTCGGGTGTACATGTGGGATGCATCCGGCAGCCTATTAGTGCATACAAGATTTATTCAAATCCTTAATGTAAATCAATTTGCAATTAGTCTATCTTTGTGGGGCTATTTTCCTAACAAANNNNNNNNNNNNNNNNNNNNNNNNNNNNNNNNNNNNNNNNNNNNNNNNNNNNNNNNNNNNNNNNNNNNNNNNNNNNNNNNNNNNNNNNNNNNNNNNNNNNNNNNNNNNNNNNNNNNNNNNNNNNNNNNNNNNNNNNNNNNNNNNNNNNNNNNNNNNNNNNNNNNNNNNNNNNNNNNNNNNNNNNNNNNNNNNNNNNNNNNNNNNNNNNNNNNNNNNNNNNNNNNNNNNNNNNNNNNNNNNNNNNNNNNNNNNNNNNNNNNNNNNNNNNNNNNNNNNNNNNNNNNNNNNNNNNNNNNNNNNNNNNNNNNNNNNNNNNNNNNNNNNNNNNNNNNNNNNNNNNNNNNNNNNNNNNNNNNNNNNNNNNNNNNNNNNNNNNNNNNNNNNNNNNNNNNNNNNNNNNNNNNNNNNNNNNNNNNNNNNNNNNNNNNNNNNNNNNNNNNNNNNNNNNNNNNNNNNNNNNNNNNNNNNNNNNNNNNNNNNNNNNNNNNNNNNNNNNNNNNNNNNNNNNNNNNNNNNNNNNNNNNNNNNNNNNNNNNNNNNNNNNNNNNNNNNNNNNNNNNNNNNNNNNNNNNNNNNNNNNNNNNNNNNNNNNNNNNNNNNNNNNNNNNNNNNNNNNNNNNNNNNNNNNNNNNNNNNNNNNNNNNNNNNNNNNNNNNNNNNNNNNNNNNNNNNNNNNNNNNNNNNNNNNNNNNNNNNNNNNNNNNNNNNNNNNNNNNNNNNNNNNNNNNNNNNNNNNNNNNNNNNNNNNNNNNNNNNNNNNNNNNNNNNNNNNNNNNNNNNNNNNNNNNNNNNNNNNNNNNNNNNNNNNNNNNNNNNNNNNNNNNNNNNNNNNNNNNNNNNNNNNNNNNNNNNNNNNNNNNNNNNNNNNNNNNNNNNNNNNNNNNNNNNNNNNNNNNNNNNNNNNNNNNNNNNNNNNNNNNNNNNNNNNNNNNNNNNNNNNNNNNNNNNNNNNNNNNNNNNNNNNNNNNNNNNNNNNNNNNNNNNNNNNNNNNNNNNNNNNcgttagtcctggcgagagttgggcaggcaatccgctaacccctttggttcgccttaagggaaggtaggactgtcacaggtggtatcagagcctaggtttgaattggcctgggcgTATTAGAAAggctcgacttgaggattatgTTATGCTCCTTAAGgttatttacatttatttcctcttttggtgtaggatggccggacggGGTGAGCCTAGTGATAGTCCTCCGGGTGAGCGACCTCGTGGAGCGCTCCCAGTGATCCCATACCAGATACGGCCAAGAGGGGCCGTCGTGCGTTGGAACCCGTCTAACCGCCTCAGACGGTGTGAGTGCCGCCATACCTATGCTTACCCTAACGCCTTAGTGTTGGCCGTGGCcaaggagcgtaaggagttagCCGCAGATAATGCTAGGCTTGAGGCCGAGGTGAACCAGtttagggcggccaatgagaaaCAGGCCTAGCACATTAAGGGATTGGAGTACGACGTGCTTGAGGCAGAGGATAGGGTAGATGATCTCTGTACTCAGTTTAGGAAAACGCGTGAGCGCGAGTCTAAGAGAGCCCGAAAGGTGAAGATTCGAGCCGCATCGATCCTGAATCTCTGCGCTGACGTGGTCGAGGGGGTGAGCGACGAGGACTCATGTGCGGGGcccgaggctggggttggatctaCCCCATCGGGTGGGTCTACTAGCTCGTCGTCGGACTAGATCACGACTCTTAGGGTTTTgagatagttttgttttctgtatatagggcggatagggagaaaagccttagctaatcgttttgtacgtttgggttaactacgtgtatatttcttttgatgggGTTTTTCCTCCgtggattgtccatgtttgtacttgacttgactggttgtttatatatttgttgttgccttgtttggaatgtatatatatgtgtgtaaaaatttttGGGATTTTATTTACGTGCATTGTCATTTTATTGTTCTAGTACGTTTGTCTAGATCAAATAGATtttatggaaggcacacgtagtggacgggggcatgggcgcgggaataggcaacctacgccagaccgAGGTGccggggaaacctcatctggacctaatcctgaaccgagagttgaccccaatgtgcagatagctgccgctatgcagcaaatgaccaacctgctggcacaagtggtgcagcaacaaggccagaacccaaactcTAAttctggaaaccctggcaaccatgtCGAGAgagaagacagagctctcgaacgatttcaaaagtttgctccacccaagtttattgggggacccaatccggatgtcgccgaaaggtggatTGAGAAaatggtcgatatttttgcggccttgcactacaccgaagaacggcaggtgacttttgccgttttccagttgGACGGGGCGGCctgttcctggtggaacgtaatacggcaaaaatgggaacgggaacaaacgcccaggatttgggtgaatttcataagggagttcaacgcgaaatttttccctcctctagttcaggagatgaaggaagatgagttcatccgactccgtcaaggggctcaatctgtggcggaatacgagagccaattcacccgcttgtccaaatttgcgcctgagctgatcatgaccgagcaacggagGATCAGGCGCTTTATCCAGGGTTTGAAtgtcgaaatccagaaggacctcgcagtggctcaaatcaatgcttttaacGAGGTCgtggaaaaagcccaacgggtagagagtgctagattgcaagtccggaacttccaggcaaagaaACGGGAttttcctggaagcagctctggacaaggggataaaggtaccccctccaagttcggacgaggagctggaggtggacgacagttGAGTttcggcagaggggctcagtccaGGGGTGGTTCAGCCGGGAAAAGCCAAGGCGGAAACTTCCAGAAGGGTTCAGATTCGGCGTCCCATgggccttgtgggtactgcggaaagccgaatcactctaaagataattgctggaagaagggaggcaaatgtctgcgttgcggaagcgcagaccaccagtTTGCTACCTGCCCACTCTTAAAGCAAGACGGAAAGGGAAGTCAAACCACGCCAAAGACCAATACGGGACCGGATAAGAGGAatgggacgaaacctaaggtgccagcttgAGTATATTCGTTAGAACCtcgacaggtcccagattccttaGAGGTCGTaaaaggtacgatccctatttttcaccgttttgccaaagttttaattgatcctggtgccacccattccttcgttaaccctgatttcatgtgtggcatcgatataaaatctgctagtttaccatacgacctagaagttagtacacctacggggaatcaacgtttggttacaAGTacggtttatagggattgtgaggtatgggtaggagagaagagattattaggggacttgataagcttgatcattaaggggtatgatgtaatTTTGGATATGGATTGGCTAGTCAAGTATAATgtccaactggattgtaaaacaaaagtggtagaatttcgCATCCCTGGTGAGACAACTTTAAGGTTGgacataaggggtaggttagcctcatctgcgttgatttcgggcattcgggctaggaaactgccaagtagaggggcgcaaggatttttagcctttctaattaataaccccacggataagttaaaagtggagGACGTGGCCATAGTAAAGGAATTTCCGGAtatattccctgatgagttagtagctctgcctccggaaagagagattgaattcaaaatagacctgctatcgggatcctcacctatctcaaaaacaccataccgaatggctcctgcggAGCTCAAGGACCTAAAGATGCAATGACAAGACCTCCTGGAGcagggattcattcaagagagtgggtctccttggggagcccctgtgctgtttgtgaagaaaaaggacggtgGTTTAAGaatgtgtatcgattatcggggcttgaataatattacggtgaaaaataagtatccactgccccatatagatgagttgtttgatcagttgCAGAGAGCtgtggtcttctcgaaactaGATCTCCGTCACGGGTATTACCACTTATTAATCAGGAAGGAAGACATTCCGAAAaccgccttcaactcgagatatgggcattacgagtttgtagttatgccctttggattaaccaatgctcctgccgcctttatggatttaatgcatagggtttttaagccctacctggatcaATTTGTAGTAGTCTTCATCGACGATATtctggtctattccaagacacGTGAAGAGCATGAACAGCACTTGAGGATTGTCTTACAAATCttaagagaccatcaactgtacgccaaattcagcaagtgcgaattttggttagggaaaatttcttttttgggacacataatttctcaagagggtatttcagttgacccggcgaaaagtagaggctgtgaactaattggaagaggctaGAAAATTCCACCCGAgatccgcagctttctaggactggctggatattaccggGCATTTCCATCAAGAACTTTTTCAAACTAGGCCCGATCCTCTAACCGACTTTACGAAGAAGATAGAAAACGGATTCGATTTCATGAAtgcccgaagtgagacaagttttcaaagAGTTAAAGAAAGATTGACATTGACTCCAGTTTCTAGTTGTTACCTAACGGAGGTGACGGGTTTGTCGTGTATACCGATCGCGGGAAGGTCTAGGATGCGTGCTAATGCAGAAccgaaatgtgatatcttttgcctcgagaaagttaaaaccccacgagcagaactatccaacccacgatctggagttagccgcagttgtttttgctctgaagaaatggagacactacctatatggggtaaccttGGAGATTTACTCGGATCACAAAAACCTGaggtacctcttctcacagaaggaattaaacatgaggcagcgacggtggatggaatttctggaggattacgactgtaccatcaactaccatccgggaaaagcAAACGTGGTGGCCGATGCCCTAAGTCGCAAAACTCAGGTAGCAAGCTTAATGATCAAAGAATGGGATATGCTAGACTCTGTGTGTGAGTGGAAACCTTGCCTTGGGAACCATAAGGTGCTTTTTCAcaatattaaagtgacttccaTCTTATTGGAATGGATTAAAGAAGCGCAAAAAGAGGATGTGATGGTACGgaatggggagagaaagtgggaaaaggagaaacaactgatttcaattttagtCCTGAAGGtgttttaaaataccgaaatcgaatagtggtgccgaaaGATGAgtcgttgaaaacggagattctagaggaatcccatcggtccaagtatacaattcatccgggtagtagcaagatgtatcaggacctgaaaggaacctattggtaggataatatgaagaagaaaatcgctctatacgtgcaaaaatgtctcatttgccaacaggttaaggcggagcatcaaaaaccatcgggcttgttacaaccccttgagatacctgaatggaagtgggaaaacatcaccatggatttcGTCTCAGGTTTGCCGCGGACGCAAAGAggcacgatgccgtttgggtgatcgtcgatcgattaaccaaattCGCCTATTTCTTGCCGGTAAAACATGAAgcattccatggacaagttggtccaactgtacatggacgagatcgtaaggCTACACGGCATTCCAATTAgtatcgtctccgatcgagatccacggtttgtatctcgattttggcaaaagttccagGGGACTCTAGGGACTAAACTCAATttaagcaccacctatcacccttagacggatggacaatcggagcgaaccatccagactctcgaggacatgctacggacttgcattctggattttggaggcaattggggtcaacacatgaccttagtagagtttgcatacaacaacagctaccattcgtcgattcaaatggccccatacgAAGCACTATATGGGCGAAAGTGCCGGTCACCGATCTattgggacgaagttggcgagagaaaggcattagatccaaccactattccatggatggaagaggctcgagaaaaggtcaaattgatacggcaacgactccaaactgctcaaagccgacaaaagagctatgcggacaatcgaaaaaaagacttggagtttgaagttggagaccgtgttttcctcaaggttacaccgttacggagtgtcacggcgggtagaggaaagaaattgcaaccgaggttcgtcggaccttacaaAATTCTCCAAAGAATAGGTATGGTAGCGTATCGGTTAGAGCTACCATCCAGTttctctcgaattcacgacgtcttccacgtctcgatgctaaagaagtactatcccgacccctcTCATATCTTAtaaccagaggagatcgacatagacgaatcgcttgcttacgaagagaaacctgtccaaatgcttgaccggaaagtcaaagagctaagaaacaagcagattccgttagtGAAGATACTATGGAGAAACTATtaggtagaggaagctaccagGGAAGTGGAAGACGAAATgtgaaagaaataccctgaacttttcgtgagttgaGATGAGAAATTTTGAgagcgaaattcttttaagggggagagagtgtgagaacccgtaattttcccattttctaggttttattatcttttatggcttgttttctgcattttcgtgattaggaaaatttctagataatttttgtGAGTAAATAggatttttagatgatttttctagtatcgaatagtttttgagaaattaaaagcgtataccggatgtggg
It contains:
- the LOC113749432 gene encoding uncharacterized protein LOC113749432, with product MNERGPSSLPQLRLCFVALLFMALLTSLPEPRKTPSEKTSHNNKKHPSKRRKKQQPQKPPSSWDQFKNLLTCKQIEGSKVHDPSIPKLGSCSSICSFRDVVYGNTSRVVHRADNSPESSSVGQETRLLSKKSSHGSSSRSFSSSLRSNGTSVTYNNGSCRGMQFRKLSGCYECHTIVDPSRYPLPRTTICACSECGEVFPKIESLEHHQAVRHAGTLLLSFLPFLYF